A single Comamonas sp. NLF-1-9 DNA region contains:
- a CDS encoding efflux RND transporter permease subunit gives MIAKLIRWSVVNRFLVLLATAMLTAWGVWAVRSTPVDALPDLSDVQVIIRTTYPGQAPQIVENQVTYPLATTMLSVPGAKTVRGFSFFGDSFVYVLFEDGTDLYWARSRVLEYLNQVQGRLPATAKPALGPDATGVGWIFQYALVDRTGKTDLAQLRALQDWFLKFELKSLPNVAEVASVGGMVKQYQVVLDPLKLASLGISQGQVRDALVNANQETGGSVLELSGAEYMVRANGYLQSLDDFRAVPLAARGGIPVRLGDVATLQIGPEMRRGIAELDGEGEVAGGVVILRSGKNAQETIAAVKTKLEQLKGSLPPGVEIVTTYDRSALIERAIRNLTFKLGEEFLVVALVCAIFLWHLRSALVAIISLPLGVMTAFLVMRYQGINANIMSLGGIAIAIGAMVDAAVVMIENAHKKLEAWQHEHPGESLQGEERWRVITLAAQEVGPALFFSLLIITLSFIPVFTLEAQEGRLFGPLAFTKTYAMAAAAGLSVTLIPVLMGYWIRGRIPDEQRNPITRALIAVYRPSLEWVLHRPKTTLLIAVLTLATTAWPLARLGGEFLPRLDEGDLLYMPSALPGLSAQRAAELLQISNRMIKTVPEVERVFGKAGRAETATDPAPLEMFETTVKLKPREQWRPGMTPERLVEELDKAVKIPGLANIWIPPIRNRIDMLATGIKSPIGVKVTGNDLRVIDQIALQVEHVAKGIPGVSSALAERLTGGRYVDVRIDRTAAGRYGLNVADIQSVVAGAVGGENVSETVEGLARFPISVRYPREWRDSPERLVQLPIWTPNGQQITLGTVASVAITDGPPMLKSENARPSGWVYVDVRGRDLASVANELRAAVGREVKLEPGVSIAYSGQFEYMERADARLKVVVPATLLIIFVLLYLTFSRLDEAFLIMATLPFALTGGIWFLYLLGYNLSIATGVGFIALAGVAAEFGVVMLIYLKHALDERCPDGRRPTREELLEAIRVGAVLRVRPKAMTVAVILAGLVPIVWSSGTGSEVMSRIAAPMLGGMITAPLLSLFVIPAAYVLMRKPR, from the coding sequence ATGATAGCGAAACTGATCCGCTGGTCGGTGGTCAACCGCTTCCTGGTGCTGCTGGCCACGGCTATGCTGACGGCCTGGGGCGTGTGGGCCGTGCGCAGCACGCCCGTGGATGCCTTGCCGGACCTGTCCGACGTGCAGGTCATCATCCGCACCACTTACCCCGGCCAGGCGCCGCAGATCGTCGAGAACCAGGTGACGTATCCGCTGGCCACCACCATGCTGTCGGTGCCGGGCGCCAAGACGGTGCGTGGCTTCTCGTTCTTTGGCGATTCGTTCGTCTACGTGTTGTTCGAGGACGGCACCGATCTTTATTGGGCACGCTCGCGGGTGTTGGAGTACCTCAATCAGGTCCAGGGCCGGTTGCCGGCCACGGCCAAGCCAGCCCTGGGACCCGATGCCACGGGGGTGGGCTGGATCTTCCAGTACGCACTGGTGGACCGCACCGGCAAGACCGACCTGGCGCAGCTGCGCGCGCTGCAGGACTGGTTCCTCAAGTTCGAGCTCAAGAGCCTGCCCAACGTGGCCGAGGTGGCCTCCGTCGGCGGCATGGTCAAGCAGTACCAGGTGGTGCTCGATCCGCTCAAGCTGGCCTCGCTTGGCATCAGCCAGGGCCAGGTGCGCGATGCGCTGGTGAACGCCAACCAGGAAACGGGCGGATCGGTGCTGGAGCTGTCGGGGGCGGAATACATGGTCCGCGCCAACGGCTACCTGCAAAGCCTGGACGACTTCCGGGCGGTTCCGCTGGCGGCGCGCGGCGGAATTCCAGTGCGCCTGGGCGACGTGGCGACGCTGCAGATCGGCCCCGAAATGCGGCGCGGCATCGCCGAGCTCGACGGAGAGGGCGAGGTCGCCGGGGGCGTGGTCATCCTGCGCTCGGGCAAGAACGCCCAGGAGACGATCGCCGCCGTCAAGACCAAGCTGGAGCAGTTGAAGGGGAGCCTGCCGCCGGGCGTGGAGATCGTCACGACCTATGACCGCAGCGCGCTGATCGAGCGTGCCATTCGCAACCTCACGTTCAAGCTGGGCGAGGAGTTTCTGGTGGTGGCGCTGGTCTGCGCGATCTTCCTGTGGCACCTGCGCTCGGCGCTGGTGGCCATCATCTCCCTGCCGCTGGGTGTGATGACGGCGTTCCTCGTGATGCGCTACCAGGGCATCAACGCCAACATCATGTCGCTGGGGGGCATCGCGATCGCGATCGGCGCCATGGTGGACGCGGCCGTGGTGATGATCGAGAACGCGCACAAGAAGCTGGAGGCCTGGCAGCACGAACACCCGGGCGAGTCCTTGCAGGGCGAGGAGCGATGGCGCGTGATCACGCTGGCCGCGCAGGAAGTCGGCCCGGCGCTGTTCTTCTCGCTGCTGATCATCACGCTGTCGTTCATCCCGGTGTTCACGCTGGAGGCGCAGGAGGGCCGCCTGTTCGGGCCGCTGGCGTTCACCAAGACCTACGCCATGGCGGCGGCGGCGGGGCTGTCGGTGACACTGATCCCGGTGCTCATGGGCTACTGGATTCGCGGACGTATCCCCGACGAGCAGAGGAACCCCATCACCCGTGCGCTGATCGCGGTCTACCGGCCCAGCCTGGAGTGGGTGCTGCATCGGCCCAAGACGACGCTGCTGATCGCAGTGCTGACTCTGGCGACCACCGCATGGCCGCTGGCGCGGCTTGGTGGCGAATTCCTGCCCCGGCTGGACGAGGGCGACCTGCTCTACATGCCGTCTGCCCTGCCGGGGTTGTCGGCCCAACGCGCCGCCGAACTGCTGCAAATCAGCAACCGCATGATCAAGACCGTACCCGAGGTCGAGCGTGTGTTCGGCAAGGCCGGCCGCGCAGAAACCGCGACCGACCCTGCGCCGCTGGAGATGTTCGAGACCACCGTGAAACTCAAGCCCAGGGAGCAGTGGCGCCCCGGCATGACGCCCGAGCGGCTGGTCGAGGAGCTGGACAAGGCTGTCAAGATCCCTGGGCTGGCCAACATCTGGATTCCACCGATCCGCAACCGCATCGACATGCTGGCCACCGGCATCAAGAGCCCGATCGGAGTCAAGGTCACCGGCAACGACCTGCGCGTGATCGACCAGATCGCACTGCAGGTCGAGCATGTCGCCAAGGGCATCCCGGGCGTCAGTTCGGCCCTGGCGGAGCGTCTGACCGGCGGCCGCTACGTGGACGTGCGCATCGACCGCACGGCCGCGGGCCGCTATGGGCTCAACGTGGCGGACATCCAGTCGGTGGTGGCCGGCGCGGTGGGCGGCGAGAACGTCTCCGAGACCGTCGAGGGCCTGGCGCGGTTTCCGATCAGCGTGCGTTATCCGCGCGAATGGCGGGACTCGCCCGAGCGACTGGTGCAGTTGCCGATCTGGACACCGAATGGCCAGCAGATCACGCTGGGCACGGTGGCCAGCGTGGCCATCACCGACGGCCCTCCCATGCTTAAGAGCGAGAACGCGCGCCCGTCCGGCTGGGTGTATGTCGATGTGCGCGGGCGCGACCTGGCCTCGGTCGCCAACGAACTGCGCGCTGCGGTGGGCCGCGAGGTCAAGCTGGAGCCGGGCGTCAGCATCGCCTACTCGGGGCAGTTCGAGTACATGGAGCGCGCCGATGCGCGCCTCAAGGTGGTGGTGCCAGCCACGCTGCTGATCATCTTCGTGCTGCTGTACCTGACCTTCTCGCGCCTGGACGAGGCCTTCCTGATCATGGCCACGCTGCCGTTTGCGCTGACGGGTGGAATCTGGTTTCTGTACTTGCTGGGCTACAACCTGTCGATTGCCACCGGCGTGGGTTTCATTGCCCTGGCGGGCGTTGCCGCGGAGTTCGGCGTCGTGATGCTCATCTACCTCAAGCATGCACTGGATGAACGCTGCCCCGACGGTCGAAGGCCGACGAGGGAAGAACTGCTGGAGGCCATACGCGTCGGCGCGGTGTTGCGCGTGCGGCCCAAGGCCATGACCGTGGCGGTCATCCTGGCGGGCCTGGTGCCTATCGTCTGGAGCAGCGGCACGGGCTCCGAGGTCATGAGCCGCATCGCGGCCCCCATGCTCGGCGGCATGATCACCGCGCCGTTGCTGTCGCTGTTCGTGATTCCTGCGGCCTATGTGTTGATGCGCAAGCCGCGTTAG
- a CDS encoding efflux RND transporter periplasmic adaptor subunit, with the protein MNNSIKKSLLGLTLIAMGIAAGWSLAQWRAGTAQVADASGAHAGAGATTERKVLYWYDPMSPTQKFDKPGKSPFMDMDLVPKYADEDGPDGSGLSVSPETVQSLGLRTAEVVQGSVSADVDVVGTVLLNDREVSIVQARAAGFVERVYARAPGDVIAAGAPLADLLLPEWVAAQREFLAVRALKDESLTEAARQRLLLLGMPGGLVAQVERSGEPRGLYTVTVPQGGLVAELMVRQGMTVTAGASLARVNGLSTVWVEVAVPEAQSGPLQLGQTAQVRLAAFPGESLRARIVAILPEANRDTRTVRVRLELPNPGQRLKAGMSGQVTLKGNEQSALLVPSEAVVRTGRRALAYVVDSPGKFHPVEVQLGAEIGDQLVVKSGLAAGQQVVASAQFLIDSEASLRGLLPAQAGASTPAQEHGAHGAAGPSAAAANAFTVRGVIEEVSPTELTLAHDAVPALKWPAMTMGFKLADPKLAAGLAPRLAVRFTFAKQGEDYVITAIERVKP; encoded by the coding sequence ATGAACAACTCGATAAAAAAAAGCCTGCTCGGCCTGACCCTGATCGCCATGGGCATCGCCGCCGGCTGGAGCCTAGCCCAATGGCGCGCGGGTACCGCCCAAGTGGCCGATGCGTCCGGCGCGCACGCGGGCGCCGGCGCGACCACCGAGCGCAAGGTGCTGTATTGGTACGACCCCATGTCGCCGACGCAAAAATTCGACAAGCCCGGCAAGTCGCCCTTCATGGACATGGACCTAGTGCCCAAGTACGCCGATGAGGATGGGCCGGACGGTTCCGGCCTCAGTGTTTCCCCGGAAACGGTGCAGTCGCTGGGCCTGCGCACGGCTGAGGTCGTACAGGGCAGCGTCAGCGCCGATGTGGATGTCGTAGGCACCGTGCTGCTCAACGACCGCGAGGTCAGCATCGTGCAGGCGCGTGCCGCAGGATTCGTGGAGCGGGTCTATGCGCGGGCACCGGGCGACGTGATCGCCGCAGGCGCGCCTTTGGCGGACCTGCTGCTGCCCGAGTGGGTGGCGGCGCAGCGCGAATTTCTCGCGGTGCGCGCGCTCAAAGACGAATCCTTGACCGAGGCGGCCCGGCAGCGCCTGCTGCTGCTGGGCATGCCCGGGGGCCTGGTGGCCCAGGTGGAGCGCAGTGGCGAACCGCGCGGGCTCTATACCGTGACCGTGCCCCAGGGCGGGCTGGTGGCCGAACTCATGGTGCGCCAGGGCATGACCGTGACCGCCGGCGCGAGCCTGGCGCGCGTGAACGGACTGTCCACGGTCTGGGTCGAGGTGGCGGTGCCGGAGGCGCAAAGCGGCCCGCTGCAGCTGGGCCAGACCGCCCAGGTGCGCCTGGCGGCCTTCCCCGGCGAGTCCTTGCGGGCGCGCATCGTCGCCATCCTGCCGGAGGCCAACCGCGACACACGCACGGTGCGCGTGCGCCTGGAACTGCCCAACCCAGGCCAGCGCCTGAAGGCGGGCATGTCGGGCCAGGTCACCCTCAAGGGCAACGAGCAGAGTGCGCTGCTGGTGCCCAGCGAGGCCGTGGTCCGTACCGGCCGGCGCGCGCTGGCCTATGTGGTCGATAGTCCGGGCAAGTTCCACCCCGTCGAGGTGCAGTTGGGGGCAGAGATTGGCGACCAGTTGGTCGTCAAGAGCGGCCTGGCGGCAGGGCAGCAGGTGGTTGCGTCGGCACAGTTCCTGATCGACTCGGAGGCCAGCCTGCGCGGCTTGCTTCCCGCACAGGCCGGTGCCTCCACCCCGGCGCAGGAGCATGGCGCGCATGGCGCCGCAGGGCCATCGGCCGCCGCGGCCAACGCCTTCACGGTGCGCGGCGTGATCGAGGAGGTTTCACCGACCGAACTGACGCTGGCCCACGATGCCGTGCCGGCCCTCAAGTGGCCGGCCATGACCATGGGCTTCAAGCTGGCTGATCCCAAGCTGGCTGCGGGACTCGCACCCAGGCTGGCCGTGCGCTTCACCTTCGCCAAACAGGGCGAGGACTACGTGATCACCGCCATCGAAAGGGTCAAGCCATGA
- a CDS encoding TolC family protein, whose product MSIHSSGAHSEHRPARAGGMPRTNTRGPRLHRLGLLLAGAALAAGQAHALGFAEALAIAEQQSPRATALRLQIDAAESAQKAAGTLPDPKLAVGVESLPISGMDRWSLTRDSMTSQRIALMQEVPNQAKRDAKVASAQARVERERATQTLQRLQIRQEVGLAWVAAQAVEQREQLLTELLAENQRLQDSLPARVAGGLAQASDLLAAQQEALALSDRRDDLQRDRSKARAMLRRWVGPRADEALSGGPGALTRPVEQLRTNLADHAELQLYPAMQRMARAESHEAEAESRGDWSWEVAYNRRGRQWGDMVSFQVTFDLPWQKERRQVPMIEAKQRELERLEAEQDDVARRHLQELDDNAAELQALQSQLERLNGTGLRLARERADLALANYRAAKGDLSAVLVTRAQVLEARMRLIDLQAQRDGLVVRLNNLIAD is encoded by the coding sequence ATGTCTATCCATTCTTCCGGTGCTCACAGCGAGCACCGCCCCGCGCGGGCCGGCGGCATGCCCCGCACGAATACCCGCGGCCCCAGGCTGCATCGGCTGGGCCTGTTGCTGGCCGGCGCGGCGCTGGCCGCCGGACAGGCCCACGCCCTGGGCTTTGCCGAGGCCCTGGCCATCGCCGAGCAGCAAAGCCCGCGCGCAACCGCGTTGCGGCTGCAGATCGATGCGGCCGAGTCGGCGCAGAAGGCGGCCGGCACGCTGCCCGACCCCAAGCTTGCCGTGGGCGTGGAAAGCCTGCCCATCAGCGGCATGGACCGCTGGAGCCTGACGCGCGACTCCATGACCTCGCAGCGCATCGCCCTGATGCAGGAGGTGCCCAACCAGGCCAAGCGCGACGCCAAGGTCGCCAGCGCGCAGGCCCGCGTGGAGCGCGAGCGCGCGACGCAAACCCTGCAGCGCCTGCAGATCAGGCAGGAGGTGGGCCTGGCTTGGGTAGCTGCGCAGGCCGTGGAGCAGCGCGAGCAACTGCTCACCGAGCTGTTGGCAGAGAACCAGCGCCTGCAGGACAGCCTGCCCGCCCGGGTGGCGGGCGGTTTGGCACAGGCCAGCGACCTGCTGGCGGCGCAGCAGGAGGCGCTGGCGCTGTCCGACCGGCGTGACGACCTGCAGCGCGACCGATCCAAGGCCCGCGCCATGCTGCGCCGCTGGGTCGGTCCGCGCGCGGACGAAGCGCTGAGCGGTGGCCCCGGCGCCCTGACGCGGCCCGTCGAGCAACTGCGCACCAACCTTGCGGATCACGCCGAACTGCAGCTGTACCCGGCGATGCAGCGCATGGCGCGTGCCGAGTCCCACGAGGCCGAGGCGGAATCCCGTGGCGACTGGTCGTGGGAGGTTGCCTACAACCGGCGCGGGCGCCAATGGGGCGACATGGTTTCCTTCCAGGTCACGTTCGACCTGCCCTGGCAGAAGGAGCGCCGCCAGGTGCCGATGATCGAGGCCAAACAGCGTGAACTGGAACGCCTGGAGGCGGAGCAGGACGACGTGGCGCGTCGGCACCTGCAGGAGCTTGACGACAACGCAGCCGAACTGCAGGCGCTGCAAAGCCAACTGGAGCGCCTGAACGGCACGGGCCTGCGCCTGGCCCGGGAGCGCGCCGACCTGGCGCTGGCCAACTACCGCGCCGCCAAGGGCGACCTGAGCGCCGTGCTCGTCACGCGCGCCCAGGTGCTGGAAGCGCGCATGCGCCTGATCGACCTGCAGGCCCAGCGCGACGGCCTCGTGGTGCGCCTGAACAACCTCATTGCCGACTGA
- a CDS encoding copper-translocating P-type ATPase, translating into MNHHPHNHGHADGGQAPAGTIYTCPMHPEVRQNQPGRCPKCQMHLVPEDEVHAGHQHGHGGGTGQPSPEPAAAPVAVPAGTIYTCPMHPEVQQDHPGNCPKCGMALEPIIPLDAEDNHELKDFQRRFWWTLPLTVIVTVLSMFGHRLGWFDMAAQSWIELVLSLPVVLWTGWPFFVRGWQSVVQRSPNMWTLIALGTGAAFVYSVVATLAPQVFPASFVAMGRVAVYFEAAVVIISLTMLGQMLELKARSQTSAALKSLLGLAPKTARRINADGSEEDVPLAHVHVGDLLRVRPGEKVPVDGVVTEGRSAVDESMLTGEPVPVSKRVGDALIGATLNTSGALVMRSEKVGAATMLAQIVQMVAIAQRSKAPMQRMADVVAGQFVLVVVAIAVATFFVWGLFGPEPSWVFGLINAVAVLIIACPCALGLATPMSVMVATGRAATQGVLFRDAAAIEKMREVDTLIVDKTGTLTEGRPAFETAIAMPEFTPGEVLRLAASLDQGSEHPLADAIVSAAREEGLQLAKPDDFESGSGIGVRGMVEGRRLALGNTALMEQEGVDVAALKLDAERLRGEGASVMHLAVDGRLAGLLAVTDPIKSSTPEAIRTLHASGLRIVMATGDGLTTARAVSAKLGIDEVHGEVKPADKLALVEKLQQEGHVVAMAGDGINDAPALAKADVGVAMGTGTDVAMNSGQVTLVKGDLRGIAAARQISTDTVRNMRQNLLFAFLYNGIGVPIAAGLLYPFTGWLLSPLIAALAMSLSSASVIFNALRLRNA; encoded by the coding sequence ATGAATCATCACCCGCATAACCACGGCCACGCCGACGGCGGACAAGCTCCGGCGGGAACCATCTACACCTGCCCCATGCACCCCGAGGTGCGCCAGAACCAGCCGGGCCGCTGCCCCAAATGCCAGATGCACCTGGTGCCCGAGGACGAAGTGCACGCCGGCCACCAGCATGGGCATGGCGGTGGTACGGGCCAGCCATCGCCCGAGCCTGCTGCCGCCCCGGTGGCGGTACCGGCCGGCACCATCTACACCTGCCCCATGCATCCCGAGGTGCAGCAGGATCACCCCGGCAACTGCCCCAAGTGCGGTATGGCGCTAGAGCCCATCATTCCGCTGGATGCGGAAGACAACCACGAGCTCAAGGACTTCCAGCGCCGCTTTTGGTGGACGCTGCCGCTCACGGTGATCGTCACGGTGCTGAGCATGTTCGGCCATCGCCTGGGCTGGTTCGACATGGCGGCGCAGAGCTGGATCGAGCTGGTGCTGTCGCTGCCGGTAGTGCTGTGGACGGGCTGGCCCTTCTTCGTGCGCGGCTGGCAGTCCGTTGTGCAGCGCAGCCCCAATATGTGGACCCTGATCGCTCTAGGCACAGGAGCGGCATTCGTCTACAGCGTCGTCGCTACGCTGGCGCCACAGGTGTTCCCCGCCTCGTTCGTGGCCATGGGCCGCGTGGCGGTGTATTTCGAGGCGGCCGTGGTCATCATCTCATTGACCATGCTGGGGCAGATGCTGGAGCTGAAGGCGCGCTCACAGACCTCGGCCGCGCTCAAGTCGCTGCTGGGCCTGGCGCCCAAGACCGCGCGGCGCATCAACGCCGACGGCAGCGAGGAGGACGTGCCGCTGGCCCACGTGCATGTGGGCGACCTGCTGCGCGTGCGCCCCGGCGAGAAGGTGCCCGTCGATGGCGTGGTGACCGAGGGGCGCAGCGCGGTCGATGAGTCCATGCTGACGGGCGAGCCCGTGCCCGTGTCCAAGCGCGTGGGCGACGCGCTGATCGGCGCCACGCTCAATACCAGCGGCGCGCTGGTCATGCGCTCCGAGAAGGTCGGCGCGGCCACCATGCTGGCGCAGATCGTGCAGATGGTGGCCATCGCCCAGCGCTCCAAGGCGCCCATGCAGCGCATGGCCGACGTGGTGGCGGGCCAGTTCGTCCTGGTAGTGGTGGCGATCGCCGTTGCCACCTTCTTCGTCTGGGGGCTGTTCGGCCCCGAGCCCAGTTGGGTGTTCGGCCTGATCAACGCGGTGGCGGTGCTGATCATCGCCTGCCCTTGCGCGCTGGGTTTGGCCACGCCCATGTCGGTGATGGTGGCCACGGGCCGCGCGGCCACGCAGGGCGTGCTGTTCCGCGATGCCGCCGCCATCGAGAAGATGCGCGAGGTCGATACGCTGATCGTGGACAAGACCGGCACGCTCACCGAAGGCCGGCCCGCGTTCGAGACGGCCATTGCCATGCCCGAGTTCACGCCCGGCGAAGTGCTGCGCCTGGCGGCCAGTCTGGACCAGGGCAGCGAGCACCCGCTGGCCGATGCCATCGTCAGTGCGGCGCGCGAGGAAGGCCTGCAACTGGCCAAGCCGGATGACTTCGAGTCGGGCAGCGGCATCGGCGTGCGCGGCATGGTGGAGGGCCGGCGCCTGGCGCTGGGCAATACCGCGTTGATGGAGCAAGAGGGCGTCGACGTGGCGGCGCTGAAGCTTGACGCCGAGCGCCTGCGCGGCGAGGGCGCCAGCGTCATGCATCTGGCGGTCGACGGCCGCCTGGCCGGCCTGCTGGCCGTGACCGATCCCATCAAGTCCAGCACGCCCGAGGCCATCCGCACCCTGCACGCCAGCGGCCTGCGCATCGTCATGGCCACGGGCGACGGCCTCACCACCGCCCGCGCCGTGAGTGCCAAGCTGGGCATCGACGAGGTGCATGGCGAGGTCAAACCCGCCGACAAACTGGCCCTGGTCGAGAAGCTGCAGCAGGAGGGTCATGTGGTCGCCATGGCCGGCGATGGCATCAACGATGCGCCTGCGCTGGCCAAGGCCGACGTGGGCGTGGCCATGGGCACCGGCACCGACGTGGCAATGAACAGCGGCCAGGTCACCCTGGTCAAGGGCGACCTGCGCGGCATCGCGGCGGCGCGCCAGATTTCCACCGACACCGTGCGCAACATGCGTCAGAACCTGCTGTTCGCCTTTCTCTACAACGGCATCGGCGTGCCGATCGCCGCAGGCCTGCTGTATCCGTTCACCGGTTGGCTGCTGTCGCCGTTAATCGCGGCGCTGGCGATGAGTCTGAGTTCGGCTTCGGTCATCTTCAACGCGCTGCGGCTGCGGAATGCATAG
- a CDS encoding cytochrome c has translation MTSKPLVLWAAGLLLALLVAGVGYFFLRATDRPAAAAQHSLRPDDPQVLRVGERIYAQQCAACHGAKGEGQPDWRDIGSDGLLPAPPHDPSGHTWHHPDEQLFAITKQGLAQLINQPDYRTAMPIYGGVLSDAEIVAVLSWIKAQWPPEIRQRHDEINVQYRKSLSR, from the coding sequence ATGACGTCGAAACCGTTGGTCCTGTGGGCGGCAGGATTGCTGCTCGCGTTGTTGGTCGCAGGGGTGGGTTACTTTTTCCTGCGCGCCACTGACCGGCCGGCAGCGGCGGCGCAGCACAGCCTGCGTCCCGATGATCCGCAGGTGCTGCGCGTCGGCGAGCGCATCTACGCGCAGCAGTGTGCGGCTTGCCATGGCGCCAAGGGCGAGGGTCAGCCCGACTGGCGTGACATCGGGTCCGATGGCCTTCTGCCGGCGCCGCCCCACGATCCCAGCGGCCACACCTGGCACCATCCAGACGAGCAGTTGTTCGCCATCACCAAGCAGGGCTTGGCCCAACTGATCAATCAACCCGACTACCGCACGGCCATGCCCATCTACGGCGGCGTGCTGAGCGACGCCGAGATCGTGGCCGTGCTGTCCTGGATCAAGGCGCAATGGCCGCCCGAGATCCGCCAGCGCCACGATGAGATCAATGTCCAGTACCGCAAATCTTTGTCCCGATAG
- a CDS encoding isoprenylcysteine carboxylmethyltransferase family protein, with protein MEHAGPSYGLWPLVVVNVAIFVMFAFSFFKPASARDWRSFGAFTAFIVALFVEMYGFPLTIYFLSGWLGQRFPGVDLLNHNSGHLLELLFGWGGDPHLGPFHLLSYLVLGGGFWLLAVAWPVLYEAQRQGLLARTGVYARVRHPQYIAFVLIMFGFLLQWPTLLTLLMFPVLVVMYARLAHNEEQESARRFGQAWAEYAQQVPRFIPHWGARTQA; from the coding sequence ATGGAGCATGCGGGACCGTCATATGGCCTGTGGCCTCTGGTGGTGGTCAACGTGGCGATCTTCGTCATGTTCGCCTTCAGCTTCTTCAAGCCGGCCAGCGCGCGCGATTGGCGCAGTTTCGGGGCGTTCACTGCCTTCATCGTTGCGCTGTTCGTGGAGATGTACGGCTTCCCGCTGACCATTTACTTCCTGTCGGGCTGGCTGGGGCAAAGGTTCCCCGGTGTGGATCTGCTAAACCACAACTCCGGCCATCTGCTGGAGCTGCTGTTCGGCTGGGGCGGGGATCCGCACCTGGGACCCTTCCACCTTCTCAGCTACTTGGTTCTTGGCGGCGGCTTTTGGCTGTTGGCCGTTGCCTGGCCCGTGCTCTACGAGGCCCAGCGGCAAGGGCTGCTGGCGCGCACCGGTGTCTACGCCCGGGTGCGACATCCGCAGTACATCGCCTTCGTTCTGATCATGTTCGGCTTTCTCCTGCAGTGGCCGACGCTGCTGACGCTGCTGATGTTCCCGGTGCTGGTGGTGATGTATGCCCGCCTGGCGCACAACGAGGAGCAGGAAAGCGCACGCCGTTTTGGACAGGCTTGGGCAGAGTACGCGCAGCAGGTGCCGCGCTTCATTCCGCATTGGGGCGCAAGGACGCAGGCTTGA
- a CDS encoding DUF2933 domain-containing protein has protein sequence MTHDHASHPQGVQGEQPVGFWRSRYAVGLFVLGAVAGYFLWTEHRAHLAQWWPYALLLACPLMHVFMHKGHGGHGGGSGAPDRRTGQDSNGS, from the coding sequence ATGACCCACGACCATGCATCCCATCCGCAGGGCGTGCAGGGCGAGCAGCCCGTCGGATTCTGGCGTTCGCGCTACGCCGTCGGCCTGTTCGTGCTCGGCGCCGTCGCCGGTTACTTTCTGTGGACCGAGCACCGCGCCCACCTGGCGCAATGGTGGCCCTATGCCCTGCTGCTGGCCTGCCCGCTGATGCATGTCTTCATGCACAAGGGCCATGGTGGGCATGGTGGTGGCTCCGGTGCGCCCGACCGGCGCACCGGCCAGGATTCCAACGGGAGCTAA
- a CDS encoding copper-binding protein: MNTIKNILAISALAMGIAMPVSSFAQATMDRGKMDMSQPSDAMTDGEVKKIDADNGKVTLKHGDIKNLDMPGMTMVFTVRDKSQLAKLKPGDKVQFVVVQEGGKMVVTDIQPVR; encoded by the coding sequence ATGAACACCATCAAAAACATTCTTGCCATCTCCGCTCTTGCCATGGGCATAGCCATGCCGGTCAGCAGTTTTGCTCAAGCAACGATGGATCGCGGAAAGATGGATATGTCCCAACCATCGGACGCCATGACCGACGGCGAGGTCAAGAAGATCGACGCGGACAACGGCAAGGTCACCCTCAAGCATGGGGACATCAAGAACCTGGACATGCCCGGCATGACCATGGTCTTCACCGTCCGCGACAAGAGCCAGCTTGCCAAGCTCAAGCCCGGCGACAAGGTGCAGTTCGTGGTCGTCCAGGAAGGCGGGAAGATGGTCGTCACCGACATCCAGCCCGTGCGCTGA
- a CDS encoding plastocyanin/azurin family copper-binding protein has translation MKFTRFTVSQLLAMTALAASGAAFASGNHAGGHGHDDGGETAIGKPGVAAKASRTITIEMGDNMRYTPSNIQVRRGETVRLLVKNAGQVKHELSLGTEKELLEHLEQMKRFPDMEHDEPGKLTLAPGTQGEIVWQFTKAGTVNFACLIPGHYEAGMKGAIQVGRK, from the coding sequence ATGAAGTTCACCCGGTTCACTGTTTCTCAACTCTTGGCCATGACTGCGCTTGCCGCATCAGGGGCCGCGTTTGCCAGCGGAAACCACGCAGGTGGCCACGGTCATGACGATGGTGGTGAGACCGCCATAGGCAAACCCGGCGTGGCTGCCAAGGCAAGCCGCACGATCACTATCGAGATGGGCGACAACATGCGCTACACGCCGTCGAACATCCAGGTTCGACGCGGCGAGACCGTGCGCCTGCTCGTCAAGAACGCCGGGCAGGTCAAGCACGAGCTCAGCCTGGGCACCGAGAAGGAACTGCTGGAGCACCTGGAGCAGATGAAGAGGTTTCCTGACATGGAGCACGACGAACCCGGAAAGTTGACCCTGGCACCCGGCACGCAGGGTGAGATCGTCTGGCAGTTCACCAAGGCGGGCACCGTGAACTTCGCCTGCCTGATACCGGGCCACTACGAAGCGGGCATGAAGGGCGCCATCCAGGTGGGCCGCAAGTGA